A window of the Sphaerobacter thermophilus DSM 20745 genome harbors these coding sequences:
- a CDS encoding arginase family protein, whose protein sequence is MDLHVVQIHYGDGRPAPDRELETTALQQAGVYDVAGGDVTFATPVLPEAERDADRIVTLGRVCGQIAGAVADGIAAGRHVVVTGGNCSHLPGVIGGLQQAHGPAARIGLVWFDAHGDFNTPRTTLSGMLGGMPVAVSAGLCYAPWRELARQQVPLPTDRIVMVDVRNLDPDEERLIHATDVEVTRDDATLAQAVARLAEQTDLIYLHVDLDVLDASLTPTHPTKEPNGLDIPTLLRRIEIVMDTGKVGTFGLLAMYARGAEGETTMASAIEVMRGALTSWRHANKA, encoded by the coding sequence ATGGATCTCCATGTCGTTCAGATCCACTACGGCGATGGTCGACCCGCACCGGACCGCGAGCTGGAGACGACCGCCCTCCAGCAAGCGGGTGTCTACGATGTCGCGGGCGGGGATGTCACCTTCGCCACCCCAGTCCTCCCGGAGGCCGAGCGAGACGCGGATCGCATCGTCACCCTCGGTCGCGTCTGCGGCCAGATCGCCGGAGCCGTGGCCGACGGCATTGCGGCGGGCCGGCACGTGGTGGTCACCGGCGGCAACTGCTCGCACCTCCCGGGCGTCATCGGCGGGCTCCAGCAGGCCCACGGCCCGGCCGCGCGCATCGGCCTGGTCTGGTTCGACGCACACGGCGACTTCAACACGCCGCGCACCACGCTCAGTGGCATGCTCGGCGGCATGCCGGTCGCTGTCAGCGCCGGACTCTGCTACGCCCCCTGGCGCGAGCTGGCGCGCCAGCAGGTTCCGCTCCCGACCGACCGGATCGTGATGGTCGACGTCCGCAACCTGGACCCGGACGAGGAGCGGCTGATCCACGCGACGGACGTGGAGGTGACGCGCGACGACGCGACCCTCGCCCAGGCCGTGGCGCGCCTCGCCGAACAGACCGATTTGATCTATCTCCACGTCGACCTCGACGTGCTCGACGCCAGCCTCACGCCTACCCACCCCACCAAGGAGCCGAACGGTCTCGACATCCCGACCCTGCTCCGGCGCATCGAAATAGTGATGGACACCGGGAAGGTCGGCACGTTCGGCCTGCTTGCGATGTATGCGCGGGGTGCAGAGGGAGAAACCACTATGGCGTCCGCCATTGAGGTCATGCGCGGCGCCCTCACGAGCTGGCGGCACGCCAACAAGGCGTAA
- a CDS encoding replication-associated recombination protein A: MDLFEAHKRDLLRKRAPLADRMRPRTLDEFVGQEQVVGPGTLLRRAIEQDRLSSLILWGPPGSGKTTLARIIATVTKAEFVQVSAVSAGVADLRREVKEASDRLGMHGRRTILFIDEIHRFNRAQQDAILPYVEDGTIILIGATTENPSFEVNSPLLSRSRVIVLKALDDDAVRTIVLRALEDPERGLGGQGLRIDDSALDLLVNLANGDARFALNTLEMASVGAENGVIGREQVAEAAYQRAGVYDRAGDAHYDTISALHKSIRGSDPDAALYWLARMLERGDDPLYVARRLVRAASEDIGLADPQALTVAVAAQQAVHFLGMPEGALALAEAAVYLATAPKSNALYRAYGAAAEDVRRTRNEPVPIHLRNAPTRLMKELGYGAEYRYAHDYDEAIVEQQHLPDNLVGRRYYEPTGRGYEREVAARLERWRALLARRAREGRRAGGRDIQPKAPRRSGE; the protein is encoded by the coding sequence ATGGATCTGTTCGAAGCCCACAAGCGGGATCTGCTGCGCAAGAGGGCGCCGCTTGCCGACCGCATGCGGCCACGCACGCTCGACGAGTTCGTCGGCCAAGAACAGGTCGTCGGGCCGGGCACGCTGCTGCGCCGGGCGATCGAGCAGGACCGGCTGAGCTCGCTCATCCTCTGGGGTCCGCCGGGCAGCGGGAAAACGACGCTGGCGCGGATTATCGCCACGGTCACCAAGGCCGAGTTCGTGCAGGTTTCCGCGGTGTCGGCCGGGGTGGCCGACCTGCGGCGCGAGGTGAAGGAGGCGAGCGACCGGCTGGGGATGCACGGGCGCCGCACCATCCTCTTCATCGATGAGATCCACCGGTTCAACCGCGCCCAGCAGGACGCGATCCTGCCCTACGTCGAGGACGGGACGATCATCCTGATCGGCGCGACGACGGAGAACCCCTCGTTCGAGGTGAACTCGCCGCTGCTCTCCCGGTCGCGGGTGATCGTGCTCAAGGCGCTGGATGACGACGCGGTGCGCACCATCGTGCTCCGGGCCCTGGAAGACCCCGAGCGAGGGTTGGGTGGTCAGGGCCTGCGGATCGACGATAGCGCACTGGACCTGTTGGTCAACCTCGCCAACGGCGACGCCCGCTTCGCGCTCAACACCCTGGAGATGGCATCGGTCGGCGCCGAGAACGGCGTGATCGGACGTGAACAGGTCGCGGAGGCGGCGTACCAGCGGGCCGGGGTCTACGATCGGGCCGGGGACGCGCACTACGACACCATCTCGGCGCTGCACAAGTCGATCCGCGGCTCCGACCCCGACGCGGCGCTGTACTGGCTGGCGCGGATGCTGGAGCGGGGCGACGACCCGCTCTACGTGGCGCGGCGGCTGGTGCGGGCGGCGTCCGAGGACATCGGTTTGGCGGACCCACAGGCGCTCACCGTGGCGGTGGCGGCGCAGCAGGCCGTGCACTTCCTCGGCATGCCGGAGGGCGCGCTGGCGCTCGCCGAGGCGGCGGTCTACCTGGCTACCGCGCCGAAGAGCAACGCGCTGTATCGTGCCTACGGCGCGGCGGCCGAGGACGTGCGCCGCACGCGGAACGAGCCGGTGCCGATCCATCTGCGCAACGCACCCACACGGCTGATGAAGGAGCTCGGCTACGGGGCGGAGTACCGCTACGCGCACGATTACGACGAGGCGATCGTCGAGCAGCAGCACCTGCCGGACAACCTGGTGGGTCGGCGCTACTACGAGCCAACCGGGCGCGGCTACGAGCGGGAGGTTGCCGCGCGCCTGGAGCGGTGGCGGGCGTTGCTGGCGCGGCGGGCGAGGGAAGGGAGGCGCGCGGGTGGTCGCGATATTCAACCGAAAGCGCCCCGGCGGTCGGGCGAATGA